A window from Canis lupus baileyi chromosome 4, mCanLup2.hap1, whole genome shotgun sequence encodes these proteins:
- the LOC140632164 gene encoding annexin A8 isoform X2 encodes MAWWKAWMEQEGVTVKGSPHFNPEPDAEALYTAMKGIGTNEQAIIDVLTRRSNAQRQQIARSFKAQFGKDLTETLQSELSGKFERLMVALMYPPYRYEAKELHEAMKGLGTKEGVIIEILASRTKNHLREIMKAYEADYGSSLEEDIQADTSGYLERILVCLLQGSRDDVSGFVDPGQAVQDAQDLYAAGEKIHGTDEMKFITILCTRSATHLLRVFEEYERIAGKSIEDSIKSETHGSLEEAMLTVVKCTRNLHSYFAERLYYALKGAGTRDGTLIRNIVSRSEIDLNLIKCQFTKMYGKTLGSMIEV; translated from the exons ATGGCCTGGTGGAAAGCCTGG ATGGAACAGGAGGGTGTTACAGTGAAGGGCAGCCCCCACTTCAACCCGGAGCCTGACGCGGAGGCCCTGTACACAGCCATGAAGGGCATCG GGACCAACGAGCAGGCCATCATTGATGTGCTCACCAGGAGGAGCAACGCGCAGAGGCAGCAAATCGCCAGGTCCTTCAAGGCCCAGTTTGGCAAg GACCTCACCGAGACCTTGCAGTCGGAGCTGAGCGGCAAGTTCGAGAGGCTCATGGTGGCGCTCATGTACCCGCCCTACAGATACGAGGCCAAGGAGCTGCATGAGGCCATGAAG GGCTTGGGCACCAAAGAGGGGGTCATCATTGAAATCCTGGCTTCTCGGACCAAGAATCACCTGCGGGAGATAATGAAGGCGTATGAGGCAG ACTACGGGTCCAGCCTGGAAGAAGACATCCAGGCCGACACCAGCGGCTACCTGGAGAGGATCCTGGTGTGCCTGCTGCAG GGCAGCAGGGATGATGTGAGTGGTTTCGTGGACCCGGGACAGGCCGTCCAAGATGCACAG GATCTGTACGCAGCGGGCGAGAAGATTCACGGCACGGACGAGATGAAATTCATCACCATCCTGTGCACGCGCAGCGCCACCCACCTGCTGAGAG TGTTTGAGGAATACGAGCGCATCGCCGGCAAGAGCATTGAGGACAGCATCAAGAGTGAGACCCatggctccctggaggaggccaTGCTCACAGTGG TGAAGTGCACACGGAACCTCCACAGCTACTTCGCCGAGCGGCTCTACTATGCCCTGAAG GGAGCAGGGACGCGCGATGGGACCCTGATAAGAAACATCGTTTCGAGGAGTGAGATTGACTTAAATCTCATCAAGTGTCAGTTCACGAAGATGTACGGCAAGACCCTCGGCAGCATGATTGAG GTGTGA
- the LOC140632164 gene encoding annexin A8 isoform X1 — translation MAWWKAWMEQEGVTVKGSPHFNPEPDAEALYTAMKGIGTNEQAIIDVLTRRSNAQRQQIARSFKAQFGKDLTETLQSELSGKFERLMVALMYPPYRYEAKELHEAMKGLGTKEGVIIEILASRTKNHLREIMKAYEADYGSSLEEDIQADTSGYLERILVCLLQGSRDDVSGFVDPGQAVQDAQDLYAAGEKIHGTDEMKFITILCTRSATHLLRVFEEYERIAGKSIEDSIKSETHGSLEEAMLTVVKCTRNLHSYFAERLYYALKGAGTRDGTLIRNIVSRSEIDLNLIKCQFTKMYGKTLGSMIEGDTSGDYRNALLNLVGSSA, via the exons ATGGCCTGGTGGAAAGCCTGG ATGGAACAGGAGGGTGTTACAGTGAAGGGCAGCCCCCACTTCAACCCGGAGCCTGACGCGGAGGCCCTGTACACAGCCATGAAGGGCATCG GGACCAACGAGCAGGCCATCATTGATGTGCTCACCAGGAGGAGCAACGCGCAGAGGCAGCAAATCGCCAGGTCCTTCAAGGCCCAGTTTGGCAAg GACCTCACCGAGACCTTGCAGTCGGAGCTGAGCGGCAAGTTCGAGAGGCTCATGGTGGCGCTCATGTACCCGCCCTACAGATACGAGGCCAAGGAGCTGCATGAGGCCATGAAG GGCTTGGGCACCAAAGAGGGGGTCATCATTGAAATCCTGGCTTCTCGGACCAAGAATCACCTGCGGGAGATAATGAAGGCGTATGAGGCAG ACTACGGGTCCAGCCTGGAAGAAGACATCCAGGCCGACACCAGCGGCTACCTGGAGAGGATCCTGGTGTGCCTGCTGCAG GGCAGCAGGGATGATGTGAGTGGTTTCGTGGACCCGGGACAGGCCGTCCAAGATGCACAG GATCTGTACGCAGCGGGCGAGAAGATTCACGGCACGGACGAGATGAAATTCATCACCATCCTGTGCACGCGCAGCGCCACCCACCTGCTGAGAG TGTTTGAGGAATACGAGCGCATCGCCGGCAAGAGCATTGAGGACAGCATCAAGAGTGAGACCCatggctccctggaggaggccaTGCTCACAGTGG TGAAGTGCACACGGAACCTCCACAGCTACTTCGCCGAGCGGCTCTACTATGCCCTGAAG GGAGCAGGGACGCGCGATGGGACCCTGATAAGAAACATCGTTTCGAGGAGTGAGATTGACTTAAATCTCATCAAGTGTCAGTTCACGAAGATGTACGGCAAGACCCTCGGCAGCATGATTGAG GGAGACACCAGCGGTGACTACAGGAACGCCCTGCTGAACCTGGTGGGCAGCAGTGCCTGa